The window CAGGCGTTGTTGAAGCGGCAAAAACGCTTATTCCGGGAACAGAGGTTATTACTGTAGGAATAGAAGTAGAGTCCATAAAAGAGTACTCAAAAGAACTGGACCCTGAAGTTGAAGAAGGCATTGAAAATATTTGCACCATTGTTATAAAGATTCTTGAAGAATGATTCCCGGCCAATTAAAAAAGAAAATATAATGCTTTCCTTTGAATGAAAATGATATTATTTATAAGTAAACATTTTTTAAAAATTAAATGAGAAGATTAATATTATTTCCTCTCTTCAGTGATCATTATGGAACTGCCCAGAGGCAGATTTGAACGATTTATTCGCGGCGCAACGGTTAAGAGCGTCTTGGCAGAGCTTTATGAAAAAAAATTTTCCGGGTGCTGTTCCGGGATGCTCTGTAAGACAGAAGGAGAACTGATATTTGAAAACGGTGAGATAATTCTGGCGGAATCGCTAGCAGACTCCGGTTCAGGCGTTCTCAGAATGCTTTTCTCAGAACCGGACGGGGACATTACAGCAGAAATTTCAGGGTACAGCGAAGCTCAGGTAAAGCTTGCAAAAGAGTTCAACAAAAAATTCATCACTGATGAAAAGAACTGCAACTTAAGCGTATCCTCGTTTCTTAAAAATCCCGGTTCTGCAACGCAGAATGTAGAACCAGACGTAAAAACTAACGGTTTTTCCCTTAAGGCGGACAATCCGGCTGCAGGAAAGGAACCAGAAAAAGGCGTTTTGCATAAAAAACTTCCTGATTCCGGGGATATGTTTTCAGATGACGAACTCATCCTGAGCATTGACGAAGCTGAAATCGAGGCCATAAAAAAGGATTTCTCCCTCAATGCAAAGGACATCCTCAAAAGAATTCACCTTGACCACCTGATACAGACAGAGAAGAAAGAATGACAATTACTCCGGAAATTTACGCAAACCTGGCTTTAACTGCAATCGCTATAATTCTTCTGCTAATCCTTGCAACTCTGGTACTTATATTAAGGCGCCTTGGTTTAAATACGCAAAAACCTGATAAAAAGGAAGCAGCCAGGACTGAAAAAACAGGTGGATATCCCGAAAAAGAAGGGGGAAAAAACAGAGCTGCTGAAGATACCGATCCTTCAGCACTTTACAGTTCACAGTCAATCGAAGAGAACCTTAAAGGTCTTTTCAGCCACTACGGGCTCAACTCTTTTACCATGGCGACATCAGACGGCCTCGTGATAAGCTCAACAGACAAAAATCCGGAAGAGGATGCGGCAAAATACAGTTACCTCTACCTGCAGGGAAAACAACCGCAGTCATCAAAAATCAGGCTGATAGGCGTCCCTCATAAGGGGGGAACGGTTGTTGGGATAATAAAATCCGATGAAGAACTGCCAAAAGGGGACCTTTCACTCATAGAAAGGGATATCAGGTATATTCTGAGGCGGAATATGTGACTGAAAAAAGGCTGAAAAAAACATGACAACAGTTTTCACGATAGCATCAGGTAAAGGCGGAACAGGAAAGACGACAGTAACTGCAAACCTTGGCTCCATGCTTGCATATCACAAAAAAAGGACATACATCCTTGATTCCGATATGGGAATGGCTAACCTCGGTCTGGTTCTCGGCCTTGAAAATATGCCGGTAACACTTCACGAGGTCCTTGCAGGAAAAGCCGACATCCACGAGGCTATATACGAAGGACCGTTCGGCGTTTCTGTAATTCCAAGCGGGCTCTCCCTTGAAGGCTTCAAAAACGCCGATCCCGGAAAGCTTTCCGGTGTTTTAAAAGAGATAACTGATGAATGCGACATCCTGATAATAGACGCGCCTGCCGGGATAAACCACGACGGAATCGTCCCCCTTGCCGTTGCAGACGAGGTGATTCTTGTCGTAAACCCTGACATCTCATCTCTTGTAGATGCTCTGAAGACCAAGATGCTTACCGAGATGCTGGGAGGAAAGGTACGTGGTGCGATAATTAACCGTATAAGCAGCGTAAAGGACACCAAAACCCGCAACCAGATCGAAAAGATGCTTTCCGTTCCTGTAATCGGAATTATTCCTGAAGACGTAAACGTCAGGCGTGCATCAGCCTGCCGTTCTCCGATTGTCGTGAAATATCCTACTTCTGATGCTTCCAGAGCTTTTAGAAGGATTTCTGCCACACTTATCGGAATTGACTACAAAGAGGACGAAGATACGAAGACAAAAAAGAAGGAGAAATTCATAGAGAGATTTGCAAGAGCCCTCTTCCCGGGAGGCAAAAATGTCAGCTGAAATTTTGATTATAGCAGGCCTTGGCATACTAAACATAGTTTTCATCTTTATAATCTGGGTGATGTATGTCCGCATAAAACAGCTTTTAGGCGATGTCGAGGACCTGAAATCCAGAATGGAGTTCTCTGACAGTGAAATCGAAACCCTGGCGGAGGCCGTAAGGGGAATAAGCGGTGTAAAATAAAAAAAATGTTTTTTCTGTTCTTTGGTGGTGAAAAGTTAATGATAGAAATACACGTGGACAGCGATTCATGCGTTGGATGCGGGCTGTGCGTCAAGGACTGCCCGATGAAGGTTTACGAATTAAAGGACGGGTTAAGCGTTCCTGTAAGACCTGAAGACTGCATGGGGTGCCTCTCCTGCCATGAAATCTGCCCTGCGCAGGCACTTGAGCACAGGGGGATTTACCCTGCAAAGAGACACTACATCGACATAAAAGTCTGCGAAATGCTGAGGAAGGTCATCTGAAATGGCGGCAAGCTATGTTGACGAACTCCACGAGAAGTTCGAGACCGGGGTAACGTACAAATCAGAGGACATTCCGCTGCAGTGCACGCCTCCGGCGAAAGAGATTGAGGTCACTCTCCATGGCGTCATGAAGCTCAACGGGCTTATTATACGTTCTCTTGAAGAAATTGCAGGAAGGGGGGCGAATGCCGTTACATTTCGTGCAGGAAAGAAGTTTGGCCATGAAATTGCAAAATACTTCCAGAAACGCGATGACATCGAAGACGCACTCCATGAACTCACCGACCTCCTGGCAGGCCAGTACAACTTCGAGGTCTGGAAGCCTGCGGGAAGCGACACCTTCATAATAGAGGAAAACGGCCAGAGGTTCATATACCTCGTATTTCATGACTGCATCGTAAGACAGACTCTCAGAAGAAACGGCCAGGCCCAGGAAGGCCCCCTGTGCCAGACGCTGTGCGGGTATGTCGTCGGTGCAATAGAGGAGATTACCGGAACACGCGTAAAGCTTGAAATAATGCATACGGGGCCGAATGCATGCTTAAAAAAACTTATCCTGATGTGACTGGGGAGAGACTTTTATGAAAATAGCAATAGAGGAGCTTGCCGGGTGCTCGGGGTGCACAATCGCGGTTTTAGACCTGCATGAAACCCTCCTGGAAGTCTTAAAAGAAGCAGAAATCGTATATTCACCTGTTATAATGGATGCAAAAGAGCCTCCTGAGGGAATAGACATAGCATTTGTCACGGGCTGCGTAAGAAACGAGGAGAACAGGGAGAGGCTCAGAAAAATAAGGAGCAGAGCAAAAATTCTTGTCGCCTTCGGGACCTGCGCATGCTACGGCGGCGTATCGGGGCTTTCAATGCTCAGCAGCAACGACGAAATTTTCAAAACAGTCTACAGGGGAGTAGATACCGTAAAGGAGGACGGAAAAATTCCTTCAGACGTCCCAAAATTTCTGTACAGGGCTTTTGCAGTCGGTGACCTTGAAAAGGTCGACTACTATATAACGGGGTGTCCTCCTAAGGAACAGTTTTTAAGGCAGATTTTCCCGGCTCTTTTAAAGGGCGACAAGGCCGAACTCTCCAGGAAATCGGTATGTTCGGAGTGCGACAGAAAGATGGGATCTGTAGAGGGCTGGAAGCTTAAAAGGCGCTATGAAGGTATTCCAGACCGCGAGCACTGCCTCCTGGGCCAGGGCTACCTGTGTCTCGGACCTGTAACATTCGGGCGCTGTGGTGCGGCCTGCCCGAAAAACAACGTTCCATGCCACGGATGCAACGGCCCTTCGCTTGATATACTAAGGGAACCCTGCCGCGACCTCTACAATATGATGGTAAGAAGGATATCTGACCTAACCGACATTCCGGAAAAAAAAGTTGAAGGAGAACTATACGACGTTGCACACACGATGTACCCGTTCACCATAGGCAGCCTGATAATGGAGGACAAGGAGAATTCGAAGATACGCGACCTTGTAAAGGAGAGGAGCGGATGAAAGAGATTACAATAAGCCCGGTGACAAGAATCGAAGGGCATGCAAACGTAAGAATTTACCTCGATGAGCAGAACAGGGTAAATTCCGCACATTTTCAGGTCGTTGAGCTGAGGGGATTCGAGAAGTTTCTCATAGGCTCCGCAGTAGAGGAGGCATTGAGGATTACCCCCAGGATATGCGGTATATGCCCTGTATCTCATCATGTAGCGGCAGCAAAAGCCTGCGATGAAATATTCGGGGTAAAACCTCCGGAAACAGGCAGGATGCTTCGTGAACTTCTGATGAACGGCCAGTTCATACATTCGCATTCACTTCACTTCTTCATGCTTGCCTCACCTGACTTTCTCATAGGAAGCGATGCACCGGCATCTGACAGAAGCGTAGTGGGGCTTATCAAAAAAGCGCCTGATATCGCAAAAAAGGCCATTGAAATAAGAAAATTTGGCCAGAGGCTTACCGAGGCCATCGGCGCAAAACCAATTCACCCTTCAACCTGCGTCCCGGGAGGCATTTCATGCCGGCTTTCAGAAGAAAAACGCTCGGAACTTCTGGATATGGCAAAAAAATCCCTTGAAATTGCAAAAGAGGGCTGGGAAACCGCAAAAAGTGTCCTCGACAAAACCGACCTTACTCTCGGCGCTGTCGAGACCTCCTTTGTGGGAATGTCAAAAGACAATAAATTCTCTATATACGACGGTCCCGTGAACGTTATCGGAAAGGGCAGGGAGCAAAAGGGAAACTTTTCAGGAACGGACTACCTTGACTACATAGAAGAATATTCCGAGGACTGGTCATACCTGAAATTTTCAAGACTTAAATCAGGCGATTATTACCGTGTCGGGCCCCTTGCAAGGCTCAATATAATCAAAAGCATGGGAACGCCCCTTGCAGACTCAGCCCTTTTTGAGTACAGGTCGGTTTTCGGGGAGTTCACCCAGACGACGCTTGCATACAACATCGCACGCTACATAGAACTCCTTTCATGCTGCGAAAATGCAGTCACCCTGCTTTCAGACCTAAAAATATGCGGAGACGACATCCGTGCAGAGCCTGGAGGGATTGCAAAAAAAAGAGGTGTAGGAATAATAGAAGCCCCGAGAGGAACCCTTATTCATGACTATACTGTCGACGACAACGGATTTATCACTAAATGCAATCTAATCGTCGCGACATGCCAGAACAATTACGCAATGGACAGAGGGGTCGAGGATGCGGCAAGAAAAGTCATTTCAGGCGGGGTTCTAAGTGAAACCGCTTCAAACAGGATAGAAACCGTGATACGGGCATACGATCCCTGTATTTCCTGTGCGACTCATGCAATCGGAAAAATGCCCATATCAATCGAGGTTTTACACGACAGGAATAAACCTGAGAAAGGTCCAAGAGAAATTTAGGGATTATTATGTTAAAGCAGATACTTAACGAATTCCTGCAGATTAACGGGGTTACCGCTGCGGTTATCGCAGGAAGAGACGGATTTGTCATAGAAAGTGCGGTTTCAGGCGACGTCGACATAGAGGCGCTTGGTGCGATGGCGTCAACCGGTCTCGGGACGTCTGAGGCCATGAGCCGTGAACTTGGAAAAGAGGTCATGAACCAGATAATAGTGGAACTCGAGGAAGGCCCTATTCTCATATCACCTCTGTCCGAAGACGAGCTTATCGCGATAGTCGCCGAGAAAGGCGTCAACGTGGGACTTTTAAGATATGAGCTCAAGAAAAACCGTGAAAGAATAGTTGCAGCACTATGAGTTCCGGACTTCCTGAAGGCGAGAAGATTGCTGCAGTGCAGATATCCCCGGACAGGCTATCCGGATTTATCACAAATTTCAGCGGCTGCGTAAGAACAGAAAGAGACGACCGTAAGGGCTTTCTGCTTGTGGAAAAAGGAAAACCCGTGGCCGCAGCATACACCTCGGGCGGAAGAGATTTTTCAGGCAACAGCGCTTACGAAATGATTCTGGATGAGGTGTTACTGGACTGCATATTAAATGCCTATACTGAAGAGGAGCTTGAAACTGCAAAGAGCGGTTTAAAAAGTGATTTTTTGGTATCTGAAGAAGAAATGACTCCGGGAAAAAAAGGAGACATACTGTCCCCGGATACGCTTTCATCAGTCATGCGCCAGCCGGGTGTCATTGCGGTTTCGGTCATATTCGAAGGTTTTGCACTCCAGTCCCTTGGAGACGCCGACTTTGAACATGTCGCGGCTGTAACAGAAGACCTCGTCCGTGCGGGGTCAAAGATAACAGGCGACCTCATGATGGGCTCGTTAAACCAGCTCCTTTTAGAGACACCAAACGGGAAACTTATCGTTGCACCTGTAAACGAGCTCTACATCTGTGTCCTTGCAGAAAAAAATGCGAACCTTGGTCTTATAAGACTTGCACTGCAGTCCGTAAGATACGACAACAGCGAAGATTAAGGAAATATAAAAAAATTCAGAACCAAAAAAAATAATTTTTTCAGATATTTATTTTCAGGGTCTTTACCGCGGGTTTTATTTCAAGTGACACGTCAAGGTTTTTCACCGAGTGGGTAAGCGACCCCATGCTTATCCTGTCCACTCCCTCGACTGCATAGGAAATGACGGTTTCGCTTGTTATTCCCCCGGAGACCTCTATCACAACGTCTTTCAGCAGACCTTTGCTTTTGAGGGCACCCACAGTTTCAGAAACCGCTTCAGGGGTCATATTGTCAAAAAGTATTATATCGGCACCCGCTTCTGCGGCGGACAGGGCGTCTTTTTTATTTTCAACCTCAACCTCAACTTTTTTGTAAGAGGTGTATTCTTTTGCCTTTTTAACCGCCTCTTTAAGCGGGCATAAAACAAGGTGGTTGTCCTTTATCAGAAACCCGTCTGAAAGGTTTGACCTGTGCGGGTCACCACCGCCGAGAATTATTGCT of the Methanomicrobium sp. W14 genome contains:
- the minD gene encoding cell division ATPase MinD, coding for MTTVFTIASGKGGTGKTTVTANLGSMLAYHKKRTYILDSDMGMANLGLVLGLENMPVTLHEVLAGKADIHEAIYEGPFGVSVIPSGLSLEGFKNADPGKLSGVLKEITDECDILIIDAPAGINHDGIVPLAVADEVILVVNPDISSLVDALKTKMLTEMLGGKVRGAIINRISSVKDTKTRNQIEKMLSVPVIGIIPEDVNVRRASACRSPIVVKYPTSDASRAFRRISATLIGIDYKEDEDTKTKKKEKFIERFARALFPGGKNVS
- a CDS encoding ferredoxin family protein, giving the protein MIEIHVDSDSCVGCGLCVKDCPMKVYELKDGLSVPVRPEDCMGCLSCHEICPAQALEHRGIYPAKRHYIDIKVCEMLRKVI
- a CDS encoding hydrocarbon binding protein (contains V4R domain), giving the protein MAASYVDELHEKFETGVTYKSEDIPLQCTPPAKEIEVTLHGVMKLNGLIIRSLEEIAGRGANAVTFRAGKKFGHEIAKYFQKRDDIEDALHELTDLLAGQYNFEVWKPAGSDTFIIEENGQRFIYLVFHDCIVRQTLRRNGQAQEGPLCQTLCGYVVGAIEEITGTRVKLEIMHTGPNACLKKLILM
- a CDS encoding F420-nonreducing hydrogenase, with translation MKIAIEELAGCSGCTIAVLDLHETLLEVLKEAEIVYSPVIMDAKEPPEGIDIAFVTGCVRNEENRERLRKIRSRAKILVAFGTCACYGGVSGLSMLSSNDEIFKTVYRGVDTVKEDGKIPSDVPKFLYRAFAVGDLEKVDYYITGCPPKEQFLRQIFPALLKGDKAELSRKSVCSECDRKMGSVEGWKLKRRYEGIPDREHCLLGQGYLCLGPVTFGRCGAACPKNNVPCHGCNGPSLDILREPCRDLYNMMVRRISDLTDIPEKKVEGELYDVAHTMYPFTIGSLIMEDKENSKIRDLVKERSG
- a CDS encoding Ni/Fe hydrogenase subunit alpha, with amino-acid sequence MKEITISPVTRIEGHANVRIYLDEQNRVNSAHFQVVELRGFEKFLIGSAVEEALRITPRICGICPVSHHVAAAKACDEIFGVKPPETGRMLRELLMNGQFIHSHSLHFFMLASPDFLIGSDAPASDRSVVGLIKKAPDIAKKAIEIRKFGQRLTEAIGAKPIHPSTCVPGGISCRLSEEKRSELLDMAKKSLEIAKEGWETAKSVLDKTDLTLGAVETSFVGMSKDNKFSIYDGPVNVIGKGREQKGNFSGTDYLDYIEEYSEDWSYLKFSRLKSGDYYRVGPLARLNIIKSMGTPLADSALFEYRSVFGEFTQTTLAYNIARYIELLSCCENAVTLLSDLKICGDDIRAEPGGIAKKRGVGIIEAPRGTLIHDYTVDDNGFITKCNLIVATCQNNYAMDRGVEDAARKVISGGVLSETASNRIETVIRAYDPCISCATHAIGKMPISIEVLHDRNKPEKGPREI
- a CDS encoding roadblock/LC7 domain-containing protein, with the protein product MLKQILNEFLQINGVTAAVIAGRDGFVIESAVSGDVDIEALGAMASTGLGTSEAMSRELGKEVMNQIIVELEEGPILISPLSEDELIAIVAEKGVNVGLLRYELKKNRERIVAAL
- a CDS encoding roadblock/LC7 domain-containing protein, encoding MSSGLPEGEKIAAVQISPDRLSGFITNFSGCVRTERDDRKGFLLVEKGKPVAAAYTSGGRDFSGNSAYEMILDEVLLDCILNAYTEEELETAKSGLKSDFLVSEEEMTPGKKGDILSPDTLSSVMRQPGVIAVSVIFEGFALQSLGDADFEHVAAVTEDLVRAGSKITGDLMMGSLNQLLLETPNGKLIVAPVNELYICVLAEKNANLGLIRLALQSVRYDNSED
- the nadC gene encoding carboxylating nicotinate-nucleotide diphosphorylase, with protein sequence MPVPISKSLLFYLEEDLSGGDITSDAVVPDVPVHAQIISKESGVIAGLFEACRIFSYLGVEAELKKRDSERVAFGDVLMTLSGSSRSVLAGERTALNVIGRMSGIATKTAEISAAVKKKNPSLRICGTRKTSPGCREIDKKAIILGGGDPHRSNLSDGFLIKDNHLVLCPLKEAVKKAKEYTSYKKVEVEVENKKDALSAAEAGADIILFDNMTPEAVSETVGALKSKGLLKDVVIEVSGGITSETVISYAVEGVDRISMGSLTHSVKNLDVSLEIKPAVKTLKINI